A window of Oceanivirga salmonicida genomic DNA:
ACCACCTGTTGCTATTACTAACTTTTTACCCATATATTCATTAACATAAAATATATCATTTTTTTTATAAGCCTTTTCTATATTAGTATTTAAAATTAAGTTTACTCCTAAATACTCTAATTTATTTCTTAATATATCTACTATTGATGCTGCTTGCATTGAATTAGGGTACATTTTACCTCTTTTTTCTTCTTTGGCTAAAATACCTAAATTTTCAAAATAGTTTATTATATATTCAGGTGTATATTTTTCTAAAATATTTTTTATTAATTCCTTATTATTTCCATAATAGTTTTTATAACTTGCATACCTATTTGTGAAGTTACACCTACCATTACCAGTAATTAAAACTTTTTTTAATATTCTATCTTTATGTTCTATCAAAAGAACCTTTTTACCTTTTTTTAATGCTTCAATACTACATAATACCCCTGAAGCCCCTGCACCTATTATAATATAATCAAAAACCATTTTTCTTACCTTCTTCGATCGCTTGTCTATATTTATCTTTATCTGCTGCAAATATACAACCACAATAACATTGTCTATAAACATCAAACTTTTGACATAACTCTATGGATCTTTTATAACCATTATTCTTTTTAAAATCTGATGGCAAATATTTAGTTGAATAAATATTTTGTATATTAAATCCTATTTTATTTATCAATTGGCTATTTTTCATAGGACTTAATGTTAATGCACTTCCAAAATAGTCATAATTTAATTCTACTGCCTTTTTTGCAACTATATCTAATCTATATGCAAAACAAGCTTCGCATCTTATACCACCTTCTGGTTCTTTTTCTAATCCCCTTACAACTTTAAAAAATTCTAATGGTTTATATTCTTCTTCTATATACAAGACATTATTATTTGTTTCTTTATTAAAATTTTCTATAAACTTTTTCTGCTCATAACTTCTTTTTCTATATTCTGCTTCAGGGT
This region includes:
- a CDS encoding epoxyqueuosine reductase QueH; this encodes MFDANDLVKMMRPNEKINYHKLLLEVIEIWKKHETRPKVILHSCCAPCSTYTLEFMCEYADITILFANSNIHPEAEYRKRSYEQKKFIENFNKETNNNVLYIEEEYKPLEFFKVVRGLEKEPEGGIRCEACFAYRLDIVAKKAVELNYDYFGSALTLSPMKNSQLINKIGFNIQNIYSTKYLPSDFKKNNGYKRSIELCQKFDVYRQCYCGCIFAADKDKYRQAIEEGKKNGF